A region of the Defluviitalea raffinosedens genome:
AAAATTCTACTGGAAGCAAAGCAGGAAGCAAGAAGAATTTTGCAGCAATCCAAAGATGAAGCGGATAAAATTTTAAAAGAACTTCAAAAATCAGCCAGAGAAGCTCAGATAGTGATTAATCAGAAGGAAATGGAGGAAGCAAGGGGACAGCTTAGGGGAAGACTTCAGGATATTGAGGATGATTTAGCAAAAGCGGCGCTTCCTAAGAAAACTCTGAAAAAATTGCCTAAAAACCTGAAAAAAGGTGACAAAGTATTCATTTCCTCTTTGAATCAAAGCGGCATGGTTGTTGATCCTCCGGATCAAAATGGAGATGTTATGGTTCAGGCAGGCATTATGAAGATCAAGGTACACCTATCCAATTTAGCCTTGGATGAATCCGAGGAAAAGCAAGATAAAAAAACGAAAAAAATCAGTTCTACTGGGAAACCTGTAAAAGCCCTTCATATCAAGCCTGAAATAGATCTTAGAGGGCAGATGGTTGATGAGGCACTTAGCAATATAGACAAATATCTGGATGATGCGTATTTGGCTAATCTGCCTCAGGTTACGATTATCCATGGAAAAGGGACCGGAGCCTTAAGACAAGCGATTCATCAACATCTTAAAAGACATCCCCATGTAAAATCCTATAGACTAGGAAAATACGGAGAAGGGGAAACAGGTGTAACAATAGTTGAATTTAAATAAAGATCTTAGTTCAAATGTTATGTTGCATTAGATGATTCACTTTAGATATAATATAAATTACAGGCAGTTCAAAATATATCCAATGGGAGTGGTATCATGGGAATTTTTAACAGGATGGTTAATGTAATTAAAGCAAATATTAATGACTTGATTGATAAGGCAGAAGATCCGGAAAAAATGCTGGAGCAGCTCATACTGGATATGCAGGAACAATATACTGCTGCAAAAGCCCAAGTAGCGCAGGCAATTGCTGATGAAAAGAAATTGGAAAGAGAGTATGAAGAACAGCTGAAACTTCAAAATGAATGGGCTGAGAAAGCAGAACTGGCTGTTAGTCAGCAAAATGACGATTTAGCAATTAAAGCTTTAAAAAGAAAGAAAGAGCATGAAAAGCTTGCAGAAGAATATAAAATACATTTGGATGACCAAAAACAAGTTACAGAAAAATTAAAGAATTCTCTTAAGGAACTTAATGATAAAATAGAAGAAGCAAAGAGGAAAAAGGAATTATTGATTGCCAGATCCAAAAGAGCTAAAGCCCAGGAAACAGTTAATAAAACCTTTTCAGAATTAAATGATACCAGCGCATTTGATAGTTTTGCAAGAATGGAGTCTAAAATAGAAGCAATGGAAGATAAGGTGAAAGCTCAGGAAGAATTAAATAACGAGGTGTCGGAAAATACATTGGATAAAGAATTTGAGCAGCTGGAAAAAGCAAGACAGGATTTAGACGTGATGGATGAGTTGGCTGCCCTTAAGGCGAAAATGGGCAAATAGATTATAAAAAGACCCCTACATATGTAGGGGTTTAATCTATGAATGGAGGTGGGGAATATTGTCTTCCAAAATGAAAATATTAATAGTAGATGATGATGTACACATTGCTGAGTTGATTTCCCTTTATCTTGATAAAGAAGGGTATGAAACAAAGGAAGTCTATAGCGGAAAAACTGCCTTGCAGGTATTTTCATCTTTTGCACCTCATCTGGTTATACTGGATATAATGCTTCCTGAAATTGATGGATACGATGTTTGCAAAGAAATACGAAAAATGAGCAACATTCCTATTATCATGCTGACGGCTAAAGGAGAAACTTTCGATAAAGTTTTAGGACTGGAACTGGGGGCGGATGATTATATCGTAAAACCTTTTGAACCCAAAGAATTAGTTGCCAGAGTTAAAGCTGTATTAAGAAGATATGAGCCCAGAGAAGAAAACAGCAGAAAAATTATTGTACCTAATCTTACTATTGATTTAGGAAATTATTCTGTGACCTATCATGGAAAACAGATGGAGCTTCCTCCGAAAGAACTGGAGCTTTTATATTTTCTTGCATCTAATCCAAATCAGGTATTTACAAGGGAGCAGCTCTTAGACCGCATTTGGGGATATGATTATATTGGAGATACCAGAACAGTAGACGTGCATATCAAAAGAATAAGAGAGAAATTGAATCAAAAAGAAACCTGGAGTATAAAAACAGTTTGGGGGGTAGGTTATAAATTTGAAAATATCTAAGACCCTCTTTGGAAAACTTTTTACTGCATATATGGGAATCATTTTAGGAAGTTTTATTCTGCTGGCTGCGATTTTATCCCAAGCTTTTGAAAGGTATTTTATCAACCAAAAAGAAGAGATCATGCTGGAGCAGGGAGAAAAAATAACAATGCAGTATGCGAAAGCATATTATACAGGAATCATGGACTTAGAACAGCTCAAATTCGAAATGGAAGTGTTGGACAAATATTTGGATTCTATGATTTGGATTGTGGATGCCAACGGCAGAATTTATGTAGTTTCAAGAACAGAAAATAAATCCTGGATAGGTCAAAAGTTAACATTTGCACATATTTCTGAAGTATTTGAAGGGAAAATAGTTACGATCAAAGGAAATTTCGGAGGCTACTTTAAAGAACCTGTACTTACTATAGGTTATCCAATTCAAATAGACGGTAAAACTTATGGTGCATTGTTTATGCATACCCCTATCCCTGAAATTCAAAGAACTGTACAAGAATTATATAAAATTACTTTGTTATGCCTAGGATTGTCCGGATTACTTGCCTTTATGTTTATATACTATTTATCCAGGCGGATTACAAATCCATTGAAAGAAATGAACGAAGTAGCCAAGGTAATTGCCGGAGGAGACTTCCAAAGGAAACTCGATGTTATTGGAGAAGATGAAGTGGCTGAATTGGCTGGCAGCTTTAATTATATGGCGGAGGAGCTGAATAAGTTAGAAGAATTAAGGCGAGGATTTATTGCAAATATATCTCATGACCTTCGCTCACCGCTTACGTCGATTCAAGGCTTTGTACAAGCCATATTGGACGGAACCATTCCACAGGAAAAACAGACGAAATACCTTGAAATCGTGTTAGATGAAACGCGCCGGCTTACTAAAATGACAAATGACATCATGGATTTAACTAAGATGGAAAGCGGGCAAATGGAATTAAAAAAAGATCAGTTTGAAGTCAATGATCTGATCAGAAGAGTATTGGATAAATTTGAAAAGAGAGTATTGGATAAAAAGGTTGAGCTTAATTTAATATTAGCCGAAGAAAGAACCATGGTTTTTGCGGACAGGGAGCAGATCCAAAGAGTCATCTATAATCTTTTGGATAATGCGGTGAAATTCGTTCCGGAAGAAGGAAAGATATGGGTTGAAACAACCCGCGCTAGTAATAAGGTATTTATATCTGTCAAGAATAGCGGTGATCCTATTCCACAGGAAGATTTGCTTTATATCTGGGACAGATTTCATAAAGGGGATAAATCCAGAGGAAAAGATAAGACCGGAATGGGTTTAGGGCTTTCGATTGTTAAGCAGATTCTTAAAAATCATGGGGAAGCGATTAAAGTAGAAAATCTTGAAGAAGGAGTAGCCTTTACCTTTACTTTGGAGCTGAAAAACTAAAGCGTGCGATAGCACGTTTTTTTTATTGTATAGGAAATACCTCCGAATTTCCTATACAATAAAAAGCCTTGTATTTATAAAGATTTACAAATAGTTCATATTTTATTCAAAACTGATAGATATAATATAATCATCAAGTAAGAATTGTGGAGGAGGTAATAACATGGATGAATTTCATGGAATGGACCGAGAGAAAGAAATTGATGAAGGTATTATAGACGTAAATGAAACGCGTACAGTAGATGTTGAACCTCATTACTATACTCAAACTATTAAAACAGAAACGAAAAAGCCAAGATTCAAGAAGATGACGGCTCTTTTGATCGCTCTTGGAATAGTTGTAGGGGGATCGTCAGTAGGACTGGGCATAGGGTTGGCAAAACCATTTAATGAACTCTTACTGCAACCGGCATTACAAGCACTTAACGAGAAATACTTTGGCAATACACAAGTAGAAGAAGATATGGAAGAACCATTTTCATTTGATAATATTAAAACCAGTGAGGGAGAAGAAGGTTCGGCTGAAATAGCTCCTGTATCCTATTTATCGGGACAAGTAAGTATTCCTGAAATTGCCAAAAAAATAGGTCCTTCAGTGGTATCAATTAAAAGCCGTTATACGGTAACTGATTGGTGGAATGCACAATACCAACAGGAAGGTACCGGTTCAGGTATTATATTTAATGTTACTTCAAATGAAGTAATGATTGTGACCAATTACCATGTTATTGAAAAAGCACAAAATCTGGTGGTTACCTTTTTAGGAAGTTATTCCGCACCGGCAACTGTAGTAGGAGCAGATTCTCAAACTGACTTAGCAGTCGTAAAAGTATTAAAAAGTGATTTGCCGGATGAAATTAGAGGACAGGTTAAAGCTGCTCCTTTTGGAGATTCTGATGAATTAGAAGTAGGAGAACTGGCAGTAGCTATAGGGAACCCCTTGGGAGAAGCTTACAGCAATACAGTTACTGCAGGAGTAATCAGTGCGCTCAATCGTACCGTCCAGCTTACAGATAAAGAAATGACTTTAATTCAGACAGATGCAGCAATCAACCCCGGAAACAGCGGTGGAGCTTTAGTGGGAAGCAAAGGAGCAGTGATTGGGATTAATACTGTCAAATTAGTTGATACCAGTGTTGAAGGCATGGGTTTTGCAATTCCAATTAATGATGCAAAACCGATTATTGAAGAATTAGTGAACAAAGGCTCTGTTTCAAGACCTTATCTTGGTATTCTGGGACAAGATATAACGGAGGATACAGCTCAATTATACGAAATTCCTATAGGTGTTTTAGTGCGTGAAGTATATCAAGGCAGTGGAGCTTATGCAGCAGGAATCAGAGCAGGAGATATCATTATTGAATTTGACGGACATAAGATTACAACTATGGCACAGCTGACAAAGATTATAGAATCTCATAAAGTAGGGGATAAAATTCAAGTTAAGATCGTAAGAGGAGGAACCACAAAGAAAACTGTTACAGTTCAGCTTCAGGATAAAAGTAAAGTAAATCGTTAACAGGAGGCGAACAGTGTTTAGGCGAACATTGTTCGCTTTTTTTATTGTATAGGAAATTCCTCCGGATTTCCTATACAATAAAAAACCCTCTGAGCAGGATGCACATTCGCACATATCGTATTTTGTCGGCTTTGCCGACCGTGCTCCGCGCGAGAGTTTCGCGAGCGAAACTCTTTCTTGTGAAAATAAAAGTTCGCTTTGCCCATAAAGGATAAAACTTTCTTATAAAAATGATGTTTCAATGACATATAGCATTTAAGTTCAATATTAGGTATAATCATAAACATATGGAGACAAATTTTAATTGAAACTACTTCAATCATATTTTGTTTGCCAGAATAGATTACACAATTCATGCCGTGAATAAACTTAATAGAGTGTGTAATCTATAAGAAGCTTTGACGCAAAGTCAAAGGATTTTGAATGGAGGATTTTGATGCGGTATTTAAAGGACATTAGAGATGGCGAACAGGTAATAGGACATTACCTTTGCAAACAGAAGCAAACCTTAAAGTCAAGAACAGGGAAGCCTTACATATCCCTAAAGCTGCAGGATAAAACAGGTTTGGTGGATGCAAAGATTTGGGATATACACAATGAGATCGAGGAATTTGAGGAAAACTCTTTTATAAAGATAGATGGAATTGTCAGTGTATTTCAAGGGGAATATCAGATCAGTATTCGAAGGCTCAGGCTTAGTATGGAAGGGGAATATGATCCTATGGACTATGTTCCCTGTACGGATAAAGATATCAACGGAATGCTTGAAAAATTAAGAGGATATATAGATAAAGTTGAAAATCCATATATTAAAAAGTTGCTTCAAAGCTTTTTTGTGGAGGATGAAGCTTTTTTAAGCAAATTCACATATCATTCCGCTGCACGAAGTGTGCACCACAGCTATATGGGAGGATTACTGGAACATACCTTATCTGTTGTGGAATATGCGAATTTTTTATCTCATTATTACTCCAGTTCCAATCATGACATCGTGATTGCCGGTGCAATGCTCCATGATATTGGAAAGATAGAAGAACTGTCTGATTTTCCGATGAATGATTATACGGATCTTGGACAGCTTTTAGGACATATTATGATTGGAGCAGAGATGGTAGGGAAGAAAATCAGCCAGATAAAGAATTTCCCTCCTAATTTGGAAGCGCTTATAAAGCATTGCATTTTGGCACATCATGGAGAATTTGAATATGGTTCTCCCAAACGTCCCAAAACCATTGAAGCCATGATTATTCATTGTGCAGATAATACGGATGCTAAGATTAAACTATTCGATGAAGCCATTATGGGGGATCATTCCAAGGGCAGCTGGGTTGGCTTTAACAGAATGCTGGGAAGAAATATTAGAAAGAGCGATTTTTAATCAGGTGATGCTATGCATAATGACAGCAGAACCATATCCGCCGGAGAGATTAATAAGTATGTTTACTGCCCTTATCAATGGTATTATACAAGACTATTTGGCAATAAAAAATTAAGAGAATTAGTAAAAAGAAGAAATGAAGAATATGGATATGAATATAC
Encoded here:
- a CDS encoding S1C family serine protease is translated as MDEFHGMDREKEIDEGIIDVNETRTVDVEPHYYTQTIKTETKKPRFKKMTALLIALGIVVGGSSVGLGIGLAKPFNELLLQPALQALNEKYFGNTQVEEDMEEPFSFDNIKTSEGEEGSAEIAPVSYLSGQVSIPEIAKKIGPSVVSIKSRYTVTDWWNAQYQQEGTGSGIIFNVTSNEVMIVTNYHVIEKAQNLVVTFLGSYSAPATVVGADSQTDLAVVKVLKSDLPDEIRGQVKAAPFGDSDELEVGELAVAIGNPLGEAYSNTVTAGVISALNRTVQLTDKEMTLIQTDAAINPGNSGGALVGSKGAVIGINTVKLVDTSVEGMGFAIPINDAKPIIEELVNKGSVSRPYLGILGQDITEDTAQLYEIPIGVLVREVYQGSGAYAAGIRAGDIIIEFDGHKITTMAQLTKIIESHKVGDKIQVKIVRGGTTKKTVTVQLQDKSKVNR
- a CDS encoding 3'-5' exoribonuclease YhaM family protein → MRYLKDIRDGEQVIGHYLCKQKQTLKSRTGKPYISLKLQDKTGLVDAKIWDIHNEIEEFEENSFIKIDGIVSVFQGEYQISIRRLRLSMEGEYDPMDYVPCTDKDINGMLEKLRGYIDKVENPYIKKLLQSFFVEDEAFLSKFTYHSAARSVHHSYMGGLLEHTLSVVEYANFLSHYYSSSNHDIVIAGAMLHDIGKIEELSDFPMNDYTDLGQLLGHIMIGAEMVGKKISQIKNFPPNLEALIKHCILAHHGEFEYGSPKRPKTIEAMIIHCADNTDAKIKLFDEAIMGDHSKGSWVGFNRMLGRNIRKSDF
- a CDS encoding sensor histidine kinase, whose protein sequence is MKISKTLFGKLFTAYMGIILGSFILLAAILSQAFERYFINQKEEIMLEQGEKITMQYAKAYYTGIMDLEQLKFEMEVLDKYLDSMIWIVDANGRIYVVSRTENKSWIGQKLTFAHISEVFEGKIVTIKGNFGGYFKEPVLTIGYPIQIDGKTYGALFMHTPIPEIQRTVQELYKITLLCLGLSGLLAFMFIYYLSRRITNPLKEMNEVAKVIAGGDFQRKLDVIGEDEVAELAGSFNYMAEELNKLEELRRGFIANISHDLRSPLTSIQGFVQAILDGTIPQEKQTKYLEIVLDETRRLTKMTNDIMDLTKMESGQMELKKDQFEVNDLIRRVLDKFEKRVLDKKVELNLILAEERTMVFADREQIQRVIYNLLDNAVKFVPEEGKIWVETTRASNKVFISVKNSGDPIPQEDLLYIWDRFHKGDKSRGKDKTGMGLGLSIVKQILKNHGEAIKVENLEEGVAFTFTLELKN
- a CDS encoding response regulator transcription factor — its product is MSSKMKILIVDDDVHIAELISLYLDKEGYETKEVYSGKTALQVFSSFAPHLVILDIMLPEIDGYDVCKEIRKMSNIPIIMLTAKGETFDKVLGLELGADDYIVKPFEPKELVARVKAVLRRYEPREENSRKIIVPNLTIDLGNYSVTYHGKQMELPPKELELLYFLASNPNQVFTREQLLDRIWGYDYIGDTRTVDVHIKRIREKLNQKETWSIKTVWGVGYKFENI
- a CDS encoding PspA/IM30 family protein; its protein translation is MGIFNRMVNVIKANINDLIDKAEDPEKMLEQLILDMQEQYTAAKAQVAQAIADEKKLEREYEEQLKLQNEWAEKAELAVSQQNDDLAIKALKRKKEHEKLAEEYKIHLDDQKQVTEKLKNSLKELNDKIEEAKRKKELLIARSKRAKAQETVNKTFSELNDTSAFDSFARMESKIEAMEDKVKAQEELNNEVSENTLDKEFEQLEKARQDLDVMDELAALKAKMGK